In Anaerolineales bacterium, the DNA window AAGAATGGATGGATCCCGCGGTTGCCGATCCGGCGCCGCCGCGCAAACAACGGCCGGGCCGGGGATTTCCGGATCGTCAGCGGTCGCTCTGCGGTTGCACGCTGACATCGCCGCTGTTGGTGGACGCCTCCAGCCGGGGTCCGCCCGCGCCGACGGTTCCGGTCACGCGGGTCGAATCGTGTTCGGTTGAGGTGACCGCAAACCCGCATTCCACATCGCCGAAATCCGTCGACAGATCGACCTCGAATCCCGCGTCCGCCGGAAGGTAGACCGCGATGTCGCCGAAGTTCGTCCGCAGCGTGCTGTCGCCGTCGCCGAGGGATCCGCGGAACTCGATCGACCCGCTGTTGGTGGAAAGGTCCAGCACCGCTTCACTCCCGCTGACGCGGATGTCGCCGAAGCCGGAGCGGGCTTTAATTCGCCCTGTCGCGTCCTCCGCGACGACCTTTCCCGAACTGGTGTCCAGGGTGTAACTCTGCGCCGAGGAAGCCTTAACTTCGATGTCGCCGAAATCGCTGTGGGCGGCCAGCTCGTCCCCGATCGCCAAGCCGGAAAGGATGACCTTGCCGCTGTTGGTCCGCGCATCGAGGGATTGAGCCTCGAGGTTCGTCGCCTCGATGTCGCCGAAGCTGGTGGAAAGACTGGCCTGACCGGTGAACGCTGAATCCTCCACCGTGACATCCCCCGAACTGGATTTCGCGTTGAGCGAGGAGCCTCGGGCGTTGCGGACCAGGATCTCGCCGAAGCTTGTGGTTGCTTCCACGGATTCCGCGCCTGCCGTCACATCCCGGACCGTCACCTCCCCCGAGCTGGTGGTTGCGCTCACCTCGCCGCGGACCGCCTGGGTGGAAACATCCCCGTAACTGGAGTGGATCACCGCCGTCCCGGTCGTCCCCGACAGGCTGACATCGCCGCTGGAGGTCGAGGCGTTCACCGAGCAATCCGTAGGAACGCGCACGGTGAAATCCACCGAAATGCTCGCCGGACCGATGTGGATGAGGCTCACCTCCACCGGTTGATCGACATACACCTTGACGGAATTCCCGTCCTGAAGGAGGACGATTTCCGTTTTTTTCAGCAGATCCTCGGCGGCCTGTTGGGTGGTGCCCCAGGCGTATTTGTGGGAAGTGACCACGATCTCGCTGCCGCCCTCCTCCGCGGAGATGTCCACCTTACCGAACGGCGTATTAATCGTGAGGTCGGCGGGCCCATCCACCGGCGCCCGCAGCTCTTCGACGGCGTCGGCGCCGCTCGCGTTAGTGGATATAAAATTCCAGTGGATTCCCCCTGACCAAATCCGGTTGGCGACCGGAACAAGGGCCACGATCCCTCCCAGGCAGACGGCAAACATGGAAATTCCCAAAATGCCAACCAGCGACCATTTCTTCATCGGTATCCCTCCGGG includes these proteins:
- a CDS encoding DUF4097 family beta strand repeat protein, encoding MKKWSLVGILGISMFAVCLGGIVALVPVANRIWSGGIHWNFISTNASGADAVEELRAPVDGPADLTINTPFGKVDISAEEGGSEIVVTSHKYAWGTTQQAAEDLLKKTEIVLLQDGNSVKVYVDQPVEVSLIHIGPASISVDFTVRVPTDCSVNASTSSGDVSLSGTTGTAVIHSSYGDVSTQAVRGEVSATTSSGEVTVRDVTAGAESVEATTSFGEILVRNARGSSLNAKSSSGDVTVEDSAFTGQASLSTSFGDIEATNLEAQSLDARTNSGKVILSGLAIGDELAAHSDFGDIEVKASSAQSYTLDTSSGKVVAEDATGRIKARSGFGDIRVSGSEAVLDLSTNSGSIEFRGSLGDGDSTLRTNFGDIAVYLPADAGFEVDLSTDFGDVECGFAVTSTEHDSTRVTGTVGAGGPRLEASTNSGDVSVQPQSDR